The following are encoded in a window of Streptomyces sp. SAT1 genomic DNA:
- a CDS encoding sulfurtransferase: MNAIISASDLAAALGGPGAPVLLDVRWQLSTAKAAGEPPFDGRAAYASGHLPGAVFVDLDRELASAPGAHGRHPLPDTAEFGAAMRRAGVGSGRPVVVYDGGQGWAAARAWWLLRWTGHPDVRVLDGGLAAWDGPLEQTVPEPAEGDFVPEPGALELLDADGAGELARSGLLFDARAGERYRGEVEPIDRVGGHIPGAVSAPTTENVGADGRFLPAGRLRERFRELGAEDGTHVGVYCGSGVSGAHEVLALAVAGIPAALYVGSWSEWSADPSRPVAVGADPR; encoded by the coding sequence ATGAACGCCATCATCTCCGCATCCGATCTGGCGGCCGCCCTCGGGGGCCCCGGGGCGCCGGTCCTGCTCGACGTCCGCTGGCAGCTCAGCACGGCCAAGGCCGCGGGCGAACCGCCCTTCGACGGGCGCGCGGCCTACGCGTCGGGCCACCTGCCCGGCGCCGTCTTCGTCGACCTGGACCGTGAACTCGCCTCCGCGCCGGGCGCGCACGGCCGCCACCCGCTGCCCGACACCGCCGAGTTCGGCGCGGCGATGCGCCGTGCCGGGGTCGGCTCCGGCCGTCCCGTCGTCGTGTACGACGGCGGGCAGGGCTGGGCGGCGGCGCGCGCCTGGTGGCTGCTGCGCTGGACCGGGCACCCCGACGTCCGGGTGCTCGACGGGGGCCTGGCCGCCTGGGACGGCCCGCTGGAGCAGACGGTTCCCGAACCGGCCGAGGGCGACTTCGTCCCGGAGCCCGGCGCCCTGGAACTGCTCGACGCCGACGGCGCGGGGGAGTTGGCCCGCTCCGGACTGCTGTTCGACGCGCGCGCCGGGGAGCGCTACCGGGGCGAGGTCGAGCCCATCGACCGGGTCGGCGGCCACATCCCGGGCGCGGTGTCCGCGCCGACGACGGAGAACGTCGGCGCGGACGGCCGGTTCCTGCCCGCCGGGCGACTGCGCGAGCGGTTCCGGGAACTGGGCGCCGAGGACGGCACGCACGTCGGCGTGTACTGCGGCTCGGGCGTCTCCGGCGCGCACGAGGTGCTGGCCCTGGCCGTGGCGGGCATCCCGGCCGCGCTGTACGTCGGTTCCTGGTCGGAGTGGTCCGCGGACCCGTCCCGCCCGGTGGCGGTGGGCGCGGACCCGCGCTAG
- the sepH gene encoding septation protein SepH, which produces MPELRVVAVSNDGTRLVLKAADSTEYTLPIDERLRAAVRGDRPRLGQIEIEVESHLRPRDIQARIRAGATAEEVAQLAGIPVDRVRRFEGPVLAERAFMAERARKTPVRRPGENSGPLLGEAVQERLLLRGAEKDTVQWDSWRRDDGTWEVLLVYRVAGEPHSASWTYDPPRRLVQAVDSEARALIGESDDLGTPEPSFPFVPRIARLPRDRPLDRERDRDRDRPALPAQALEPAAEEGSGERDSLTSLLEAVPSFRGDMVVPERAPEPAQEPDQEPEVEEPPAPAASAGAGSAYADVLMPRSVGSHRDRLVGATDRQAEADGVRPGRRAAVPSWDEIVFGTRRKKQE; this is translated from the coding sequence ATGCCCGAACTGCGTGTCGTGGCCGTCTCCAATGACGGCACACGGCTGGTGCTGAAGGCTGCGGACAGCACGGAGTACACGCTTCCGATCGACGAACGGCTCCGCGCCGCCGTGCGCGGCGACCGTCCCCGCCTCGGCCAGATCGAGATCGAGGTGGAGAGCCATCTCCGCCCCCGCGACATCCAGGCGCGGATAAGAGCGGGAGCGACCGCGGAAGAGGTCGCCCAGCTCGCCGGCATCCCCGTGGACCGCGTCCGCCGCTTCGAGGGCCCCGTGCTCGCCGAGCGCGCCTTCATGGCCGAGCGTGCCCGCAAGACCCCGGTCCGCCGCCCCGGCGAGAACTCCGGCCCCCTGCTCGGCGAGGCCGTGCAGGAGCGGCTGCTGCTGCGGGGCGCCGAGAAGGACACCGTGCAGTGGGACTCCTGGCGCCGCGACGACGGCACCTGGGAGGTGCTGCTCGTCTACCGGGTCGCGGGCGAACCGCACTCGGCGAGCTGGACGTACGACCCGCCGCGGCGCCTGGTGCAGGCCGTCGACTCGGAGGCGCGCGCCCTGATCGGCGAGTCCGACGACCTCGGCACGCCCGAGCCCAGCTTCCCGTTCGTGCCGCGCATCGCCCGGCTGCCCCGCGACCGCCCGCTCGACCGGGAGCGGGACCGCGACCGGGACCGTCCCGCGCTGCCCGCGCAGGCGCTGGAGCCGGCCGCCGAGGAGGGTTCCGGTGAGCGCGACTCGCTGACCAGCCTGCTGGAGGCGGTGCCGAGCTTCCGCGGCGACATGGTGGTGCCCGAGCGCGCCCCGGAGCCCGCACAGGAACCCGACCAGGAGCCGGAGGTGGAGGAGCCGCCCGCGCCCGCCGCGTCCGCCGGTGCCGGGTCCGCCTACGCCGATGTGCTCATGCCCCGCTCGGTCGGCAGCCACCGCGACCGCCTCGTCGGGGCGACCGACCGGCAGGCCGAGGCGGACGGCGTCCGGCCGGGCCGCCGGGCCGCCGTCCCGAGCTGGGACGAGATCGTGTTCGGCACCCGGCGCAAGAAGCAGGAGTGA
- a CDS encoding D-arabinono-1,4-lactone oxidase, translated as MSSTARAKNGMWRNWGGNVRSRPAREVTPASVEELAAAVRRAAEDGLPVKAVGTGHSFTAIAATDGLLVRPRLLTGIRGIDREATTVTVEAGTPLKRLNLALAREGLSLTNMGDIMEQTVSGAVSTGTHGTGRESASIAAQIKGLELVTADGSVLACSEKENPDVFAAARVGLGALGIITAITFAVEPVFLLTAREEPMPLDRVLAEFDQLWAENEHFEFYWFPHTGSTNTKRNNRSAGPEAPVGPLAGWFEDEFLSNGLFQVANWVGRAAPAAVPGIARLSSRALSARTYTDIPYKVFTSPRRVRFVEMEYAVPRAALADTLRELKAMVDRSGLRVSFPVEVRTAPADDITLSTASGRDSAYVAVHMFRGTPYQRYFTEAERIFTAHEGRPHWGKIHTRDAEYLSGVYPRFGEFTALRDRLDPDRRFRNDHLRRVLGR; from the coding sequence TTGAGCAGCACAGCGCGCGCGAAGAACGGCATGTGGCGTAACTGGGGCGGCAACGTCCGGTCCCGTCCGGCGCGGGAGGTGACGCCCGCCTCGGTGGAGGAACTGGCCGCCGCCGTGCGCCGGGCCGCCGAGGACGGGCTGCCGGTGAAGGCGGTCGGCACCGGGCACTCCTTCACTGCCATCGCCGCCACCGACGGACTGCTGGTCCGCCCCCGGCTGCTGACCGGCATCCGCGGCATCGACCGCGAGGCCACGACGGTCACCGTGGAGGCGGGCACCCCGCTCAAGCGGCTCAATCTGGCCCTGGCCCGGGAGGGACTGTCCCTCACCAACATGGGCGACATCATGGAGCAGACGGTGTCCGGGGCGGTCAGCACCGGCACCCACGGCACCGGCCGCGAGTCGGCCTCCATCGCCGCCCAGATCAAGGGGCTGGAACTGGTCACGGCGGACGGTTCGGTGCTCGCCTGCTCCGAGAAGGAGAACCCTGATGTCTTCGCGGCGGCCCGGGTGGGGCTCGGCGCGCTCGGCATCATCACGGCGATCACCTTCGCGGTGGAGCCGGTCTTCCTGCTGACCGCCCGCGAGGAGCCGATGCCCCTGGACCGGGTGCTGGCCGAGTTCGACCAGCTCTGGGCGGAGAACGAGCACTTCGAGTTCTACTGGTTCCCGCACACCGGCAGCACCAACACCAAGCGCAACAACCGCAGCGCGGGCCCCGAGGCCCCGGTGGGGCCGCTGGCGGGCTGGTTCGAGGACGAGTTCCTGTCCAACGGCCTCTTCCAGGTGGCCAACTGGGTGGGCCGCGCGGCGCCCGCCGCCGTCCCCGGGATCGCCCGCCTCTCCAGCCGGGCGCTGTCCGCGCGCACCTACACCGACATCCCCTACAAGGTCTTCACCTCGCCGCGCCGGGTGCGCTTCGTGGAGATGGAGTACGCCGTCCCGCGGGCGGCGCTCGCGGACACGCTGCGCGAGCTGAAGGCGATGGTCGACCGCTCCGGGCTGCGGGTGAGCTTCCCGGTGGAGGTGCGCACCGCGCCCGCCGACGACATCACCCTGTCCACCGCGTCCGGCCGGGACAGCGCCTATGTGGCGGTCCACATGTTCCGGGGCACCCCCTACCAGCGGTACTTCACCGAGGCCGAGCGCATCTTCACCGCGCACGAGGGCCGGCCGCACTGGGGGAAGATCCACACCAGGGACGCGGAGTACCTCTCCGGGGTGTATCCGCGCTTCGGCGAGTTCACGGCGCTGCGGGACCGCCTCGATCCGGATCGGCGGTTCCGGAACGACCACCTGCGGCGGGTGCTGGGGCGGTAG
- a CDS encoding MFS transporter yields MPSPYRALFAAPGSKGFSAAGFLGRMPLSMMGIGVVTMVSQLTGRYGLAGALSATIALAAAVLGPQISRLVDRHGQRRVLRPATLVSLTAAAGLLLTAYFGWPDWALFVCAAGIGSVPSLGAMVRARWAALYRGTPQLHTAYSFESVVDEVCFIFGPIVSIGLSTAWFPEAGPLLAACFLAVGVFWLTSQRATEPAPHPREQHGGGSALRSRGLQVLVATFVATGSIFGAVDVVTVAFADERGHKGAASVVLALYAAGSCSAGVLFGLLRPSGAPARRWLLGICTMAVSMIPLLLVGNLPFLAVALFVAGLSVAPTMITTMALVEEHVPRAHLTEGMTWVSTGLAVGVALGSSVAGWVIDAAGARSGYGVPAVAGAVAVAVGFLGYRRLSRPAPGRGGTVEQHSAREERHVA; encoded by the coding sequence GTGCCCAGCCCCTACCGCGCCCTGTTCGCCGCTCCCGGCTCCAAGGGCTTCTCCGCCGCGGGGTTCCTCGGCCGGATGCCGCTGTCGATGATGGGCATCGGCGTGGTCACGATGGTCTCCCAGCTCACCGGGCGCTACGGGCTCGCGGGCGCGCTGTCGGCCACCATCGCGCTGGCCGCCGCCGTGCTCGGACCACAGATATCCCGCCTGGTCGACCGGCACGGGCAGCGCCGGGTGCTGCGCCCGGCGACGCTGGTCTCGCTGACCGCGGCGGCCGGGCTGCTGCTGACGGCGTACTTCGGCTGGCCGGACTGGGCGCTGTTCGTGTGCGCGGCCGGGATCGGTTCGGTGCCCTCGCTGGGCGCGATGGTCCGGGCCCGCTGGGCGGCGCTGTACCGGGGGACGCCGCAGCTGCACACCGCGTACTCGTTCGAGTCGGTGGTGGACGAGGTCTGCTTCATCTTCGGGCCGATCGTCTCCATCGGGCTCTCCACGGCCTGGTTCCCGGAGGCGGGGCCGCTGCTGGCCGCCTGCTTCCTGGCGGTGGGCGTCTTCTGGCTCACCTCGCAGCGGGCCACCGAGCCCGCGCCGCACCCGCGCGAGCAGCACGGCGGCGGTTCGGCGCTGCGCTCGCGCGGACTCCAGGTGCTGGTGGCCACCTTCGTGGCGACCGGGTCGATCTTCGGCGCGGTGGACGTGGTCACCGTGGCCTTCGCCGACGAGCGCGGCCACAAGGGCGCGGCGAGCGTGGTGCTGGCCCTGTACGCGGCCGGGTCGTGCTCGGCGGGTGTGCTCTTCGGGCTGCTGCGCCCGTCCGGGGCGCCCGCCCGCCGCTGGCTGCTGGGCATATGCACGATGGCCGTGAGTATGATCCCCCTCCTACTGGTCGGAAACCTGCCGTTTCTGGCCGTGGCGCTGTTCGTCGCGGGCCTGTCCGTCGCTCCCACCATGATCACGACGATGGCCCTCGTCGAAGAGCACGTACCACGCGCACATCTGACCGAGGGCATGACCTGGGTGAGCACCGGGCTCGCGGTGGGGGTGGCGCTCGGTTCGTCGGTGGCCGGCTGGGTGATCGACGCGGCCGGCGCGCGTTCGGGGTACGGGGTTCCGGCGGTGGCCGGGGCCGTCGCGGTCGCGGTCGGTTTCCTCGGGTACCGCCGGCTGAGCAGGCCGGCACCGGGTCGGGGAGGCACCGTTGAGCAGCACAGCGCGCGCGAAGAACGGCATGTGGCGTAA
- a CDS encoding ferrochelatase has product MSDALDPTPYDALLLLSFGGPEGPDDVVPFLENVTRGRGIPKERLKEVGQHYFLFGGVSPINDQNRALLDALRKDFAGHGLDLPVYWGNRNWAPYLTDTLREMVHDGRRRVLVLATSAYASYSGCRQYRENLADSLAALEAEGLEPPRVDKLRHYFNHPGFVEPMIDGVLASLDDLPEDVRAGAHIAFTTHSIPTSAADTSGPAEEHGDGGAYVREHLDVARLIADAVRERTGVDHPWQLVYQSRSGAPHIPWLEPDICDHLEERHAAGVPAVVMAPIGFVSDHMEVLYDLDTEATAKAAELGLPVRRSATVGADPRFAAAVRDLVLERAARESGRAVAPCALGALGASHDLCPVGCCPARTARPAAAGADSPYA; this is encoded by the coding sequence ATGTCAGACGCGCTGGATCCCACTCCGTACGACGCCCTGCTCCTGCTCTCCTTCGGCGGTCCGGAAGGGCCGGACGACGTGGTCCCGTTCCTGGAGAACGTGACGCGCGGGCGCGGCATCCCCAAGGAACGACTGAAGGAAGTGGGGCAGCACTACTTCCTGTTCGGCGGGGTCAGCCCCATCAACGACCAGAACCGCGCCCTGCTGGACGCCCTGCGCAAGGACTTCGCCGGGCACGGTCTGGACCTGCCGGTCTACTGGGGCAACCGCAACTGGGCGCCGTACCTGACCGACACGCTGCGGGAGATGGTCCACGACGGCCGCCGCCGCGTCCTGGTCCTGGCCACCAGCGCCTATGCCTCCTACTCGGGCTGCCGCCAGTACCGCGAGAACCTGGCGGACTCCCTGGCCGCCCTTGAGGCCGAGGGCCTGGAGCCGCCGAGGGTCGACAAGCTGCGGCACTACTTCAACCACCCCGGCTTCGTCGAACCCATGATCGACGGTGTGCTCGCCTCCCTCGACGACCTCCCCGAGGACGTCCGGGCCGGCGCCCACATCGCCTTCACCACCCACTCCATCCCGACCTCGGCCGCCGACACCTCGGGCCCCGCCGAGGAGCACGGCGACGGCGGCGCCTACGTCCGCGAGCACCTGGACGTGGCACGGCTGATCGCCGACGCGGTCCGCGAGCGCACCGGCGTCGACCACCCCTGGCAGCTCGTCTACCAGTCCCGCTCCGGCGCCCCGCACATCCCGTGGCTGGAGCCGGACATCTGCGACCACCTGGAGGAGCGGCACGCCGCCGGGGTGCCCGCCGTCGTCATGGCGCCCATCGGCTTCGTCTCCGACCACATGGAGGTCCTCTACGACCTCGACACTGAGGCCACCGCCAAGGCCGCCGAGCTGGGCCTGCCGGTGCGCCGCTCGGCCACCGTCGGCGCCGACCCGCGCTTCGCCGCCGCCGTGCGCGACCTGGTCCTGGAGCGGGCCGCCCGCGAGAGCGGCCGGGCGGTCGCCCCGTGCGCCCTGGGCGCGCTCGGCGCGAGCCACGACCTGTGCCCGGTGGGCTGCTGCCCGGCCCGCACCGCCCGCCCCGCCGCCGCGGGTGCCGACAGCCCGTACGCGTGA
- a CDS encoding inositol monophosphatase family protein: protein MTDALHTELLQLALQTAARAGELLKDGRPADLGVAATKSSPVDVVTEMDIAAEKLITGLIADRRPDDGFLGEEGAATEGTSGIRWVIDPLDGTVNYLYGLPSWAVSIAAEQDGETLVGVVTAPMRAETFRAVRGRGAWATGSWAGERRLTCRPDAPLDRALVSTGFNYVTDVRRHQAEVAGRLIPLVRDIRRAGSAALDLCDVAAGRLDGYYERGLHPWDHAAGDLIAREAGALTGGRPGQRVSGELAVAATPGVFGPLQGHLENLGAWHD from the coding sequence GTGACCGACGCCCTGCACACGGAACTGCTCCAGCTCGCCCTCCAGACCGCCGCCCGCGCCGGTGAGCTGCTCAAGGACGGCCGCCCCGCCGACCTCGGGGTGGCCGCCACCAAGTCCAGCCCGGTCGACGTCGTCACCGAGATGGACATCGCGGCCGAGAAGCTGATCACCGGCCTGATCGCCGACCGGCGCCCCGACGACGGCTTCCTCGGTGAGGAGGGCGCCGCCACCGAGGGCACCAGCGGCATCCGCTGGGTCATCGACCCGCTCGACGGCACCGTGAACTACCTCTACGGGCTGCCCTCCTGGGCCGTCTCCATCGCGGCCGAACAGGACGGCGAGACCCTGGTGGGCGTCGTCACCGCACCGATGCGCGCGGAGACCTTCCGCGCGGTGCGCGGCCGCGGCGCCTGGGCCACCGGGTCCTGGGCCGGGGAACGCCGGCTCACCTGCCGCCCGGACGCCCCGCTGGACCGGGCCCTGGTCTCCACCGGCTTCAACTACGTCACCGACGTCCGCCGCCACCAGGCCGAGGTCGCCGGGCGGCTGATCCCGCTGGTCCGCGACATCCGGCGGGCCGGCTCGGCCGCGCTCGACCTGTGCGACGTGGCCGCGGGCCGCCTCGACGGCTACTACGAGCGCGGACTGCACCCCTGGGACCACGCGGCCGGCGACCTGATCGCCCGGGAGGCGGGCGCCCTGACCGGCGGACGCCCCGGGCAGCGCGTCTCCGGCGAACTGGCCGTGGCCGCCACCCCCGGCGTGTTCGGGCCGCTCCAGGGCCATCTGGAGAACCTCGGCGCCTGGCACGACTGA
- a CDS encoding response regulator transcription factor, with the protein MRVLVVEDEQLLADAVATGLRREAMAVDVVYDGAAALERIGVNDYDVVVLDRDLPLVHGDDVCRRIVELGMPTRVLMLTASGDVSDRVEGLEIGADDYLPKPFAFSELTARVRALGRRTSVPLPPVLERAGIKLDPNRREVFRDGREVQLAPKEFAVLEVLMRSEGAVVSAEQLLEKAWDENTDPFTNVVRVTVMTLRRKLGEPPVIVTVPGSGYRI; encoded by the coding sequence GTGCGCGTACTCGTCGTCGAGGACGAGCAGCTGCTCGCCGATGCGGTGGCCACCGGACTGCGCCGGGAGGCCATGGCCGTCGACGTCGTGTACGACGGCGCGGCCGCCCTGGAGCGCATCGGCGTCAACGACTACGACGTGGTCGTCCTGGACCGCGACCTCCCGCTGGTGCACGGCGACGACGTCTGCCGCCGGATCGTCGAGCTGGGCATGCCCACGCGCGTGCTGATGCTCACCGCCTCCGGCGATGTCAGCGACCGCGTCGAGGGCCTGGAGATCGGCGCCGACGACTATCTGCCCAAGCCTTTCGCGTTCAGCGAGCTGACGGCACGCGTGCGTGCCCTCGGCCGGCGCACCAGCGTGCCCCTGCCGCCCGTCCTGGAGCGCGCCGGGATCAAGCTCGACCCCAACCGCCGCGAGGTCTTCCGCGACGGCCGGGAGGTCCAGCTGGCGCCCAAGGAGTTCGCGGTGCTGGAGGTCCTGATGCGCAGCGAGGGCGCGGTCGTCTCGGCCGAGCAGCTCCTGGAGAAGGCCTGGGACGAGAACACCGACCCGTTCACCAACGTGGTCCGGGTCACGGTGATGACCCTGCGCCGCAAGCTGGGCGAACCCCCGGTGATCGTCACCGTGCCCGGCTCCGGCTACCGGATCTGA
- a CDS encoding sensor histidine kinase, translating to MAATPAPPQAPPKPTWDPRRPEPPFPWLRPTIRIRLTLLYGGMFLIAGILLLSIIYLLAANALNVGSKLPFEIVSGGVSSNTCNLPSSAPAGEIMRALNDCVNLQREHALNDLLSRSLLALLGLAVIAFAFGYAMAGRVLAPLGRITRTARAVAGSDLSRRIELDGPDDELKELADTFDDMLERLQRAFTAQQRFVGNASHELRTPLAINRTLLEVHLSDPGAPVELQQLGKTLLATNERSEQLVEGLLLLARSDNQIVERKPVDLAEVASRAIDQVHAEAEDRGVELRGECKPAVVQGNGVLLERIALNLVQNAVRYNVAEDGWVEVTTDVRHGQAVLVVTNTGPVVPAYEVDNIFEPFRRLRTERTGSDKGVGLGLSIVRSVARAHGGHIAAQPREGGGLVMRVTLPV from the coding sequence GTGGCCGCGACGCCCGCGCCGCCCCAGGCGCCTCCCAAGCCCACCTGGGACCCCCGGCGCCCCGAGCCGCCCTTCCCGTGGCTGCGCCCCACCATCCGGATACGGCTCACCCTGCTGTACGGCGGCATGTTCCTGATCGCCGGGATCCTGCTGCTGTCGATCATCTACCTGCTCGCCGCCAACGCGCTGAACGTGGGCAGCAAGCTGCCGTTCGAGATCGTCTCCGGGGGCGTCTCCAGCAACACGTGCAACCTCCCGTCCTCGGCTCCGGCCGGGGAGATCATGCGCGCCCTGAACGACTGCGTGAACCTCCAGCGCGAGCACGCCCTGAACGACCTGCTCAGCCGTTCGCTGCTGGCCCTGCTCGGACTCGCCGTGATCGCCTTCGCCTTCGGCTACGCCATGGCCGGCCGGGTGCTGGCCCCGCTGGGCCGGATCACCCGCACCGCGCGCGCGGTGGCCGGCTCCGACCTGTCCCGGCGGATCGAGCTGGACGGCCCCGACGACGAGCTGAAGGAGCTGGCCGACACCTTCGACGACATGCTGGAGCGGCTCCAGCGGGCCTTCACCGCCCAGCAGCGCTTCGTGGGCAACGCCTCGCACGAGCTGCGCACCCCGCTCGCGATCAACCGCACCCTCCTGGAGGTGCACCTCTCCGACCCCGGGGCGCCCGTGGAGCTCCAGCAGCTCGGCAAGACGCTGCTGGCCACCAACGAGCGCAGCGAGCAGCTCGTGGAGGGCCTGCTGCTGCTCGCGCGCAGCGACAACCAGATCGTCGAGCGCAAGCCGGTGGACCTGGCCGAGGTCGCCTCCCGCGCGATCGACCAGGTGCACGCGGAGGCCGAGGACAGGGGCGTGGAGCTGCGCGGTGAGTGCAAGCCCGCCGTCGTCCAGGGCAACGGCGTCCTGCTGGAGCGGATCGCGCTGAACCTGGTGCAGAACGCGGTGCGGTACAACGTGGCCGAGGACGGCTGGGTGGAGGTCACCACCGATGTGCGGCACGGCCAGGCCGTCCTGGTCGTCACCAACACCGGACCGGTCGTCCCGGCCTACGAGGTGGACAACATCTTCGAGCCGTTCCGGCGGCTGCGCACCGAGCGCACCGGCAGCGACAAGGGCGTCGGCCTCGGCCTGTCCATCGTGCGCTCGGTGGCACGGGCGCACGGCGGGCACATCGCGGCCCAGCCGCGCGAGGGCGGCGGCCTCGTGATGCGTGTCACCCTGCCGGTCTGA
- a CDS encoding DUF4193 domain-containing protein has protein sequence MATDYDTPRKTDDDVDSDSLEELKARRNDKSTSAVDVDEFEAAEGLELPGADLSNEELAVRVLPKQQDEFTCMSCFLVHHRSQLAREKNGQPICRDCD, from the coding sequence ATGGCAACCGATTACGACACTCCACGCAAGACCGACGACGACGTCGACTCGGACAGCCTGGAAGAGCTGAAGGCCAGGCGGAACGACAAGTCGACCTCCGCTGTGGACGTCGACGAGTTCGAGGCCGCCGAAGGCCTCGAACTGCCCGGCGCCGACCTGTCCAACGAGGAACTGGCCGTCCGGGTGCTGCCCAAGCAGCAGGACGAGTTCACCTGCATGAGCTGCTTCCTGGTGCACCACCGCAGTCAGCTGGCCCGGGAGAAGAACGGTCAGCCGATCTGCCGCGACTGCGACTGA
- a CDS encoding DUF3093 domain-containing protein: MQLSAQPYEERLTAPRSWWLISFLIGVSCALILLPFGTLPLLGGLVGGTAVAAVVASSYGSVRIRVVGGSLIAGEAKVPVTALGEAEILDAEEARAWRTYKADTRAFLLLRAYIPTALRVEVTDPEDPTPYLYLSTREPRLLAEALRAARTAASGAEAGGTTAA; encoded by the coding sequence ATGCAGCTCTCCGCCCAGCCGTACGAAGAACGCCTCACCGCGCCCCGCTCCTGGTGGCTGATCAGCTTCCTGATCGGTGTCTCGTGCGCCCTGATCCTGCTTCCGTTCGGCACCCTGCCGCTGCTCGGCGGCCTGGTCGGCGGCACCGCGGTCGCGGCGGTGGTGGCCAGTTCCTACGGTTCGGTGCGCATCCGGGTCGTGGGCGGCTCGCTGATCGCGGGCGAGGCGAAGGTGCCGGTCACGGCCCTGGGCGAGGCGGAGATCCTGGACGCCGAGGAGGCGCGTGCCTGGCGCACGTACAAGGCGGACACCCGGGCGTTCCTGCTGCTGCGCGCCTACATTCCCACGGCGCTGCGGGTGGAGGTCACCGACCCGGAGGACCCGACGCCCTACCTGTATCTGTCGACGCGGGAGCCGCGGCTGCTGGCGGAGGCCCTGAGGGCGGCCAGGACGGCCGCGTCCGGGGCGGAGGCCGGGGGGACGACGGCCGCATAG
- a CDS encoding PaaI family thioesterase, with amino-acid sequence MSGSSAALQPPADAVKPVRHPDAPAPGELLGAHYGGCFGCGGDQPHGLHLEARAGEGVRITAEFTVQAAHQGAPGLAHGGVLATALDETLGSLNWLLRTVAVTGRLETDFLRPVPVGTTLHLEAEVVAVAGRKIYSTATGRVGGPDGPVAVRADALFVEVKIDHFAQHGRPQEIRAAMEDPDQMRRARAFEVNP; translated from the coding sequence GTGAGTGGTAGTTCCGCAGCCCTTCAGCCCCCCGCCGACGCGGTGAAACCCGTACGGCATCCCGACGCCCCCGCGCCCGGGGAACTCCTCGGCGCGCACTACGGCGGGTGTTTCGGATGCGGCGGCGACCAGCCGCACGGACTGCACCTGGAGGCACGCGCCGGGGAGGGTGTCCGCATCACGGCCGAGTTCACCGTGCAGGCGGCCCACCAGGGCGCCCCCGGCCTCGCGCACGGCGGTGTCCTCGCGACCGCCCTGGACGAGACCCTCGGCTCGCTGAACTGGCTGCTGCGGACCGTCGCCGTGACCGGACGCCTGGAGACGGACTTCCTGCGGCCCGTCCCGGTCGGCACGACGCTCCACCTGGAGGCCGAGGTCGTCGCGGTGGCCGGCCGGAAGATCTACTCGACGGCCACCGGCCGGGTCGGCGGCCCGGACGGGCCCGTCGCCGTCCGCGCCGACGCCCTGTTCGTCGAGGTCAAGATCGACCACTTCGCGCAGCACGGCCGCCCGCAGGAGATCCGGGCCGCCATGGAGGACCCCGACCAGATGCGCCGTGCCCGTGCCTTCGAGGTGAACCCGTGA
- the dut gene encoding dUTP diphosphatase, which produces MNRPTPPAHPAGRAPLDVLIRRVDPDVPLPAYAQPGDAGADLRTTAPRELAPGERAVLPTGVSIALPEGYAAFVHPRSGLAARCGVALVNAPGTVDAGYRGEIKVIVVNLDPRESVRFERFDRIAQLVVQQVERVRFREVAELPGSARAEGGFGSTGGHASVGGESGTSGRAARSGPAGGNRYASVVSDREGQ; this is translated from the coding sequence GTGAACCGGCCGACGCCCCCCGCGCACCCCGCCGGCCGCGCGCCCCTGGACGTGCTGATCCGCCGGGTCGACCCCGACGTACCGCTGCCGGCGTACGCGCAGCCGGGCGACGCGGGTGCCGATCTGCGCACCACGGCCCCCCGCGAACTGGCCCCCGGCGAGCGGGCCGTTCTGCCCACGGGAGTGTCCATCGCCCTCCCCGAGGGGTACGCGGCCTTCGTGCACCCCCGGTCCGGCCTGGCCGCCCGGTGCGGTGTCGCCCTGGTGAATGCCCCAGGGACGGTTGATGCCGGGTACCGTGGGGAGATCAAGGTGATCGTGGTGAATCTCGACCCGCGCGAGTCCGTGCGGTTCGAGCGCTTCGACCGGATCGCCCAACTGGTCGTCCAGCAGGTCGAGAGGGTCCGCTTCCGGGAGGTGGCGGAACTTCCCGGCTCGGCGCGGGCCGAGGGGGGCTTCGGGTCCACCGGTGGCCATGCCTCGGTGGGCGGTGAGAGCGGCACAAGCGGCCGGGCTGCCAGAAGCGGCCCGGCGGGTGGGAATCGATACGCTTCGGTCGTATCCGACCGGGAAGGACAGTGA